One part of the Streptococcus sp. oral taxon 431 genome encodes these proteins:
- a CDS encoding 3-deoxy-7-phosphoheptulonate synthase, with translation MVFTAKSPKINIEEVRSLSKLEGQALANKQQRDQELEAIIRGEDQRILLVIGPCSSDNEEAVLEYAKRLAKLQEEVKNRVFMVMRVYTAKPRTNGDGYKGLIHQPNAKEAPSLINGIKAVRHLHYRVIYETGMTTADEMLYPENLPLVDDLISYMAVGARSVEDQQHRFVASGADFATGFKNPTSGNLNVMFNGIYAAQNKQSFLFLGKEVETTGNPLSHAILRGALNEYGKNIPNYYYDNLMDTIAQYEKMGLENPFIIIDTNHDNSGKQYMDQIRIVRQTLINRDWNEKIKKYVRGFMIESYLEDGRQNEPEVFGKSITDPCLGWENTEALVREIYQRLGE, from the coding sequence ATGGTATTTACAGCCAAAAGCCCTAAAATTAATATTGAAGAAGTTCGTAGTTTGTCTAAATTAGAAGGACAAGCACTTGCCAATAAACAACAACGCGATCAAGAACTTGAAGCGATTATTCGTGGTGAAGATCAACGAATTTTGTTGGTGATTGGTCCGTGTTCGTCTGACAATGAAGAAGCAGTTCTTGAGTATGCCAAGCGTTTGGCAAAATTGCAAGAAGAAGTCAAAAATCGCGTCTTTATGGTGATGCGCGTCTACACTGCTAAACCACGTACTAATGGTGATGGTTATAAGGGCTTGATTCACCAACCAAATGCTAAAGAAGCACCTAGTCTCATCAATGGGATCAAGGCGGTTCGTCACCTGCATTACCGTGTTATTTATGAAACAGGAATGACAACAGCAGATGAGATGTTGTACCCAGAGAACCTTCCTTTGGTAGATGATTTGATTTCTTATATGGCAGTTGGAGCTCGTTCGGTTGAAGACCAGCAACACCGTTTTGTAGCTAGTGGAGCAGATTTTGCGACAGGTTTTAAAAATCCAACCTCAGGAAATCTCAATGTCATGTTCAACGGTATTTATGCAGCGCAAAACAAGCAGAGTTTCCTTTTCCTAGGGAAAGAAGTCGAAACTACTGGAAATCCTTTATCCCATGCCATTCTCCGTGGTGCCCTTAACGAATACGGAAAAAATATTCCTAACTACTACTATGATAATTTGATGGATACCATTGCCCAGTATGAAAAGATGGGCCTTGAAAATCCATTTATCATCATTGATACCAACCATGATAACTCAGGCAAGCAGTATATGGATCAGATTCGCATCGTTCGTCAGACCTTGATTAACCGCGATTGGAATGAAAAGATTAAAAAATATGTTCGTGGTTTCATGATTGAGTCTTATCTAGAAGACGGTCGTCAAAATGAACCAGAGGTCTTTGGGAAATCTATCACCGATCCATGTTTAGGATGGGAAAATACTGAGGCTCTTGTGCGCGAAATCTACCAAAGACTAGGAGAATAA